In Candidatus Polarisedimenticolaceae bacterium, a genomic segment contains:
- a CDS encoding FtsX-like permease family protein, whose protein sequence is MKFWPLLWSNLKRRKARTIFTLLSIVVAFILFAYLAAVRIAFSAGVEVAGADRLFTTHKTSIIQPLPKSYQDQIARTPGVVSVTHASWFGGIYQNPNTGFQGVFQAPVEPESYLAMYPEFKVTVAEKKAWADDREGVLVGETTARRYGWKVGDRVPVQGTIWRKKDGSKVWEFNVRGIYTGDKTVDKTQFLFHYDYFDEARQYGQGIVGWYIVRIADPKQAADIGKKIDANFANSPAETKTVTEKALAQGFADQIGNIGAIIQWILAAVFFTLLLVTGNTIAQSVRERTAELAVLKTVGFSNGAVLALVLVEALVLTIVGGGLGLAIGAAAIAAGDPTHGFLPIFYLPSRDAIVGILFVVLLGLVAGILPAVQAMRLRIVDALRRA, encoded by the coding sequence ATGAAGTTCTGGCCGCTCCTCTGGAGCAACCTCAAGAGGCGCAAGGCGCGGACGATCTTCACGCTCCTCTCGATCGTGGTCGCGTTCATCCTCTTCGCGTACCTCGCCGCCGTGCGGATCGCGTTCTCGGCGGGCGTGGAGGTGGCGGGCGCCGACCGGCTGTTCACGACGCACAAGACGTCGATCATCCAGCCGCTCCCGAAGAGCTACCAGGACCAGATCGCCCGCACGCCGGGTGTGGTGTCGGTGACGCACGCCTCCTGGTTCGGCGGGATTTACCAGAATCCGAACACCGGCTTCCAGGGCGTGTTTCAGGCGCCCGTCGAGCCGGAGAGCTATCTCGCGATGTACCCCGAGTTCAAGGTGACCGTCGCCGAGAAGAAGGCGTGGGCCGACGATCGCGAAGGCGTCCTCGTCGGCGAGACGACCGCGCGGCGCTACGGCTGGAAGGTCGGCGACCGCGTTCCCGTGCAGGGGACGATCTGGCGCAAGAAGGACGGCTCGAAGGTCTGGGAGTTCAACGTCCGGGGGATCTACACCGGCGACAAGACGGTCGACAAGACGCAGTTCCTGTTCCACTACGATTACTTCGACGAGGCGCGTCAGTACGGCCAGGGGATCGTCGGCTGGTACATCGTCCGCATCGCGGACCCGAAGCAGGCGGCGGACATCGGCAAGAAGATCGACGCGAACTTCGCGAACTCGCCGGCGGAGACGAAGACCGTCACCGAGAAGGCGCTCGCCCAGGGGTTCGCCGATCAGATCGGCAACATCGGCGCGATCATCCAGTGGATTCTCGCGGCCGTCTTCTTCACCCTCCTCCTCGTCACGGGGAACACGATCGCCCAGTCGGTGCGCGAGCGAACCGCCGAGCTGGCGGTCTTGAAGACCGTGGGCTTCTCGAACGGCGCGGTCCTCGCGCTCGTCCTCGTCGAAGCGCTGGTGCTCACGATCGTGGGCGGCGGGCTCGGCCTCGCGATCGGCGCCGCGGCGATCGCCGCGGGCGACCCGACCCACGGCTTCCTCCCGATCTTCTATCTCCCCTCGCGCGACGCGATCGTCGGAATTCTGTTCGTCGTGCTCCTCGGGCTCGTCGCGGGAATCCTCCCCGCGGTTCAGGCGATGCGTCTCAGAATCGTCGACGCGCTCAGGAGGGCATGA
- a CDS encoding ABC transporter ATP-binding protein has translation MSTLVDVRGIHKTFFRGGEKIDVLQGLSVAVAKGEFLALMGPSGSGKSTLLNLIGGLDRPTSGSVDVDGVTISGLSDGKLTAWRARHVGFVFQMYNLLPALTAERNVELPLLLTSLSGARRKQQVATALSLVGLSDRTKHYPRQLSGGQEQRVGIARAIVTDPTLLLCDEPTGDLDRKAGDEILDLLQALNREHGKTVIMVTHDPRAAERATRVLHLEKGVLVGTAA, from the coding sequence ATGAGCACGTTGGTCGACGTGAGAGGCATCCACAAGACGTTCTTCCGGGGCGGCGAGAAGATCGACGTGCTCCAGGGCCTGAGCGTCGCCGTCGCGAAGGGCGAGTTCCTCGCGCTCATGGGGCCGTCGGGCTCGGGGAAGTCGACGCTCCTGAATCTCATCGGCGGGCTCGACCGGCCCACGTCGGGATCGGTCGACGTCGACGGCGTCACGATCTCGGGTCTCTCCGACGGCAAGCTCACGGCGTGGCGCGCGCGTCACGTCGGCTTCGTCTTCCAGATGTACAACCTGCTTCCCGCGCTCACGGCCGAGCGGAACGTCGAGCTGCCCCTGCTCCTCACGTCGCTTTCGGGCGCGCGGCGCAAGCAGCAGGTCGCGACGGCGCTCTCGCTCGTCGGCCTGTCGGACCGGACGAAGCACTACCCGCGCCAGCTCTCCGGCGGCCAGGAGCAGCGCGTCGGGATCGCGCGCGCGATCGTCACCGACCCGACGCTCCTCCTCTGCGACGAGCCGACCGGCGACCTCGACCGCAAGGCGGGGGACGAGATCCTGGACCTCCTCCAGGCATTGAACCGCGAGCACGGCAAGACGGTGATCATGGTCACGCACGACCCGCGGGCCGCCGAGCGCGCCACGCGCGTGCTCCACCTCGAGAAGGGCGTTCTCGTCGGGACGGCCGCATGA
- a CDS encoding efflux RND transporter periplasmic adaptor subunit, translated as MSTTNQADGDFQRKLDALKIDRDERPRERRGAPWVVIGALVLILVAAGAWWALRPRAALVTTVPVEEVASTAKGGGTTVLNASGYVTARRQATVSSKITGKVVEVMVEEGMKVEKDQILARLDATQIAPALQLAEAQLEAARRGVKETDAQINDAYVRKRRIDELFKGGVTSSADRDAIAAEVAVLEAHRATEDQQVHAQERAVDIARQNLADTVIRAPFAGVAISKNAQPGEIISPMSAGGGFTRTGISTIVDMTSLEIEVDVNEAYIQRVQPGQKVEATLDAYRDWAIPAHVITTIPAADRQKATVTVRIAFDQLDPRILPDMGIKVAFLGSAAEGATEKRVVRVPRAAVRGSTGSEFVFVVGVDNKLEHRAVTMGPGGDDPAEVMAGLTAGERVVTGGPDDLAAGMAVKETRAR; from the coding sequence TTGAGCACGACGAACCAGGCCGATGGCGATTTCCAGCGGAAGCTGGATGCCCTCAAGATCGACCGCGACGAGAGGCCGCGTGAGCGCCGCGGTGCGCCGTGGGTCGTCATCGGCGCGCTCGTCCTCATCCTCGTCGCCGCGGGCGCGTGGTGGGCGCTGCGTCCGCGCGCGGCGCTCGTCACGACCGTGCCCGTCGAAGAGGTCGCCTCGACCGCGAAGGGCGGCGGTACCACGGTCCTCAACGCGTCGGGCTACGTCACCGCGCGGCGGCAGGCGACCGTCTCGTCGAAGATCACCGGCAAGGTCGTCGAGGTGATGGTCGAAGAGGGGATGAAGGTCGAGAAGGACCAGATCCTGGCGCGGCTCGACGCCACGCAGATCGCGCCCGCGCTCCAGCTCGCCGAGGCTCAGCTCGAGGCGGCCCGCCGCGGCGTCAAGGAAACCGACGCGCAGATCAACGACGCGTACGTTCGCAAGAGGCGCATCGACGAGCTCTTCAAGGGTGGTGTGACCTCGAGCGCCGACAGGGATGCGATCGCAGCGGAGGTGGCTGTCCTCGAGGCTCATCGCGCGACGGAAGACCAGCAGGTGCACGCCCAGGAGCGCGCCGTCGACATCGCGCGGCAGAACTTGGCCGACACGGTCATCCGCGCGCCGTTCGCCGGTGTCGCGATCTCGAAGAACGCGCAGCCGGGGGAGATCATCTCGCCGATGTCGGCGGGGGGCGGGTTCACGCGCACGGGGATCTCGACGATCGTCGACATGACGTCGCTCGAGATCGAGGTCGACGTCAACGAGGCGTACATCCAGCGCGTGCAGCCGGGGCAGAAGGTCGAGGCGACGCTCGACGCCTACCGCGACTGGGCGATCCCCGCGCACGTCATCACGACGATCCCCGCCGCCGACCGTCAGAAGGCGACGGTGACGGTGCGCATCGCCTTCGACCAGCTCGACCCGCGAATCCTTCCGGACATGGGGATCAAGGTCGCCTTCCTGGGCAGCGCTGCCGAGGGCGCGACCGAGAAGCGCGTCGTGCGCGTCCCGCGCGCCGCGGTGCGCGGATCGACGGGAAGCGAGTTCGTCTTCGTCGTCGGAGTCGACAACAAGCTCGAGCACCGCGCGGTGACGATGGGGCCGGGTGGTGACGATCCCGCCGAGGTCATGGCGGGGCTGACCGCGGGGGAGCGCGTCGTCACGGGGGGGCCGGACGATCTGGCCGCAGGAATGGCCGTGAAGGAAACGAGGGCACGATGA
- a CDS encoding PQQ-binding-like beta-propeller repeat protein gives MKTIVTALVLTSAITHAGAQATFHGGVTRAGVYEGGGPASTPALVWKFKTGGPVVGSAAVDGGVVYVTSLDTYLYAIDQETGKEKWKFKSRMPIASSPAVSSGTLYFVSGTGALAAIDVATGQPKWVFVAEHERKFEAKNLHGYPSTAQTIPDAWDIFTSSPAVVNGKVYFGSGDGNVYAVDAATGILQWKYATRDVVHASPAVANGVVYVGSWDSTLYALDAENGQLKWTFDAGQDPAIHNQVGFQSSPAVVDGTVYVGCRDAHVYALDAGTGKKKWDYPTSKSWVIGTPAVRDGVVYVGTSDSARFLALDAKTGRLKFNFKAKAYVFSSAAISGGLVYFGNHAGRLFAVDAKTGDAAWEFQTDASKVDPMKVVNDDGTLRQEAFTPLFNDFEDMYLDIYRFASVGAIMSSPVVDHGAIYVGSMDGNVYALK, from the coding sequence ATGAAGACAATCGTGACGGCACTCGTGCTCACAAGTGCGATCACGCACGCGGGCGCTCAAGCCACGTTCCACGGCGGCGTCACGCGCGCCGGAGTCTACGAAGGCGGCGGCCCCGCATCCACTCCGGCGCTCGTGTGGAAGTTCAAGACCGGCGGCCCCGTCGTGGGATCGGCGGCGGTCGACGGCGGCGTCGTCTACGTCACCAGTCTCGACACCTACCTCTACGCGATCGACCAGGAGACCGGCAAGGAGAAATGGAAGTTCAAGTCGCGCATGCCGATCGCATCGTCGCCCGCCGTATCCTCTGGAACGCTCTATTTCGTCTCGGGAACGGGCGCGCTCGCCGCGATCGACGTCGCCACCGGCCAGCCCAAGTGGGTCTTCGTCGCCGAGCACGAGCGCAAATTCGAAGCGAAGAACCTCCACGGGTATCCGTCGACCGCGCAGACGATCCCCGACGCGTGGGACATCTTCACGTCGTCGCCGGCGGTCGTGAACGGCAAGGTCTACTTCGGTAGCGGCGACGGCAACGTCTACGCCGTCGACGCGGCGACCGGCATCCTCCAATGGAAGTACGCCACGAGGGACGTCGTCCACGCGTCGCCCGCCGTCGCGAACGGCGTCGTCTACGTCGGGAGCTGGGACAGCACGCTCTACGCGCTCGACGCCGAGAACGGCCAGCTCAAGTGGACCTTCGACGCCGGCCAGGACCCCGCGATCCACAACCAGGTCGGCTTCCAGTCGTCGCCCGCCGTCGTCGACGGCACCGTCTACGTCGGCTGCCGCGACGCCCACGTCTACGCGCTCGACGCCGGGACCGGCAAGAAGAAGTGGGACTACCCGACGAGCAAGTCGTGGGTCATCGGCACGCCGGCGGTGCGGGACGGCGTCGTCTACGTCGGCACGTCCGACAGCGCGCGCTTCCTGGCGCTCGACGCGAAGACCGGGCGCCTGAAGTTCAACTTCAAGGCGAAGGCGTACGTCTTCTCGTCGGCCGCGATCTCGGGCGGCCTCGTCTACTTCGGCAACCACGCCGGCCGCCTCTTCGCCGTCGACGCGAAGACCGGCGACGCCGCGTGGGAATTCCAGACCGACGCCTCGAAGGTCGACCCGATGAAGGTCGTCAACGACGACGGCACGCTCCGCCAGGAAGCGTTCACGCCGCTCTTCAACGACTTCGAGGACATGTACCTCGACATCTACCGCTTCGCCTCGGTGGGCGCGATCATGTCGTCGCCCGTCGTCGACCACGGCGCGATCTACGTCGGCAGCATGGATGGGAACGTCTACGCCCTGAAATGA
- a CDS encoding trehalose-6-phosphate synthase, whose amino-acid sequence MKSPDQLQAVPARSSIRPAGAAAATLLVVSNRLPYDIGRGSGPKHRNVGGLVNALEPAFLSRGGTWFGWDGISLPNARAVEDALASPHAFRLPSGVDLCGVPLSERDVARYYNGLCNRSLWPILHDFTGKGVFDPDDWERYVRVNRRFADVVLARSRAGDRIWVHDFQLFLVPRFLREGGFRGRIDFFLHTPFPPSEIFRTIPWREEIVRGLLACDTAAFHIPRYRDNFAGAAAALVSATASPAGANSLDLTHAEGATRIAAEPIGIDVPAITSLAGSRPVQARARRIRAAYGERPIVFGAERLDYTKGILERLYGVERLLRLRPETIGSFVFVQVVVPSRHVVEEYRRMKRDIDREVGRINGEFGIDGWQPIHYGYRSLDRAELVAHYLAASVALVTPLRDGMNLVAAEFVASRIDGGGVLVLSEFAGISEVVDGAVLVNPNDVDALATAVSQALAMPADERRERMDRLRPRILSNSAQSWAGRCLGLGSPREAARPAGTTAVGADPWATA is encoded by the coding sequence ATGAAGAGTCCGGACCAGCTTCAAGCGGTTCCCGCGCGCTCTTCGATCCGTCCCGCAGGCGCCGCCGCGGCCACTCTCCTCGTCGTCTCGAACAGGCTCCCGTACGACATCGGCCGCGGCAGCGGCCCCAAGCATCGCAACGTCGGCGGCCTCGTCAACGCGCTCGAGCCCGCGTTCCTCTCGCGCGGGGGGACGTGGTTCGGCTGGGACGGCATCAGCCTTCCGAACGCGCGCGCGGTCGAGGACGCCCTCGCCTCGCCGCACGCCTTCCGGCTCCCTTCCGGCGTCGACCTGTGCGGCGTGCCGCTCAGCGAGCGCGACGTGGCCCGCTACTACAACGGCCTCTGCAACCGCTCGCTCTGGCCGATCCTCCACGACTTCACCGGCAAGGGCGTCTTCGATCCCGACGATTGGGAGCGCTACGTCCGCGTCAACCGCCGCTTCGCGGACGTCGTGCTCGCACGCTCACGAGCGGGCGACCGGATCTGGGTCCACGACTTCCAGCTCTTCCTCGTCCCTCGCTTCCTCCGTGAGGGCGGGTTCCGCGGCCGGATCGACTTCTTCCTGCACACGCCGTTTCCCCCGTCGGAGATCTTCCGCACGATCCCGTGGCGCGAGGAGATCGTGCGCGGCCTCCTCGCCTGCGACACCGCGGCGTTCCACATCCCGCGCTATCGCGACAACTTCGCCGGCGCCGCGGCGGCGCTCGTCTCGGCGACGGCCTCACCGGCGGGCGCGAACAGCCTCGATCTCACCCACGCGGAGGGCGCGACGCGGATCGCGGCGGAGCCGATCGGGATCGACGTTCCCGCGATCACGTCGCTCGCGGGCAGCCGTCCCGTTCAAGCGCGCGCGCGGCGGATCCGCGCGGCGTACGGGGAGCGCCCGATCGTCTTCGGCGCCGAGCGGCTCGACTACACGAAGGGGATCCTGGAGCGCCTCTACGGCGTCGAGCGGCTGCTGCGCCTTCGTCCCGAGACGATCGGCTCGTTCGTGTTCGTGCAGGTCGTCGTGCCAAGCCGCCACGTCGTCGAGGAATACCGCCGCATGAAGCGCGACATCGACCGCGAGGTCGGCCGCATCAACGGCGAGTTCGGAATCGACGGCTGGCAGCCGATCCACTACGGCTACCGCTCGCTCGACCGGGCGGAGCTCGTCGCCCACTACCTCGCGGCGTCGGTCGCGCTCGTGACACCGCTGCGCGACGGCATGAACCTGGTCGCTGCGGAGTTCGTCGCGTCGCGCATCGACGGCGGCGGCGTCCTCGTGCTCAGCGAGTTCGCGGGGATCTCGGAGGTCGTCGACGGCGCGGTCCTCGTGAACCCGAACGACGTCGACGCGCTCGCGACCGCCGTCTCGCAGGCGCTCGCGATGCCGGCCGACGAGAGGCGCGAGAGGATGGATCGCCTGCGGCCGCGCATCCTGTCGAATTCGGCCCAGTCGTGGGCCGGCCGCTGTCTCGGCCTCGGCTCGCCGCGCGAGGCCGCCCGTCCCGCGGGGACGACCGCCGTCGGGGCGGATCCGTGGGCCACGGCGTGA
- the otsB gene encoding trehalose-phosphatase, protein MGHGVTALAAEVARAARRPRAARSMILDIDGTLAPIARTPEVARVPRRVLSSLESLVHGGWRIAVVSGRPAAQARAMVPVSGIAIYGCHGVEREGRKIPHGLQTLGVRLARIGREIAAFARRFPGIRVERKPIGVAFHDRAATSRVRGRWRRALDRRLEGYDLHGLEIVPGKRVLEIRPAGFGKGIVARVWPPARRLPRADRSFVVIGDDRSDEELLEAFAGRGVTIRVGGARVHTAARSRLPSSSAVGRFLSLLARAETSR, encoded by the coding sequence GTGGGCCACGGCGTGACCGCGCTCGCGGCGGAGGTCGCCCGCGCGGCCCGCCGGCCGCGTGCCGCGCGCTCGATGATCCTCGACATCGACGGCACGCTGGCGCCGATCGCGCGCACGCCGGAGGTGGCGCGCGTGCCGCGGCGGGTGCTGTCGTCGCTCGAGAGCCTCGTCCACGGCGGGTGGCGCATCGCCGTCGTCAGCGGACGGCCCGCGGCCCAGGCGCGCGCGATGGTGCCGGTGTCCGGGATCGCGATCTACGGATGTCACGGCGTCGAGCGCGAGGGCCGCAAGATCCCGCACGGGCTCCAGACGCTCGGCGTTCGTCTCGCGCGCATCGGTCGCGAGATCGCCGCCTTCGCACGGCGATTCCCGGGGATCCGCGTCGAGCGGAAGCCGATCGGGGTCGCCTTTCACGACCGCGCCGCGACGTCGCGCGTCCGCGGCCGCTGGCGGCGCGCGCTCGACCGCCGGCTCGAGGGGTACGATCTCCACGGGCTCGAGATCGTTCCGGGCAAACGGGTCCTCGAGATCCGGCCCGCGGGGTTCGGCAAGGGAATCGTCGCGCGCGTCTGGCCGCCGGCGCGCCGTCTCCCGCGCGCCGATCGCTCCTTCGTCGTCATCGGCGACGACCGGAGCGACGAGGAGCTGCTCGAGGCGTTCGCCGGCCGCGGCGTCACGATCCGGGTGGGCGGTGCGCGGGTGCACACCGCCGCGCGATCGCGCCTCCCGTCGTCCTCGGCGGTCGGACGTTTCCTTTCCCTCCTCGCCCGGGCGGAGACCAGCCGATGA
- a CDS encoding DUF5752 family protein encodes MSIVETRAAKPFLFADYEGLVVATGWEARNLRELTEIVRRAPPDVIHHHVFRAALEHRYGTWDHPNDFGAWAANALGDPVLAEKLSSLDLFRRGDIEDTRAAIVEILEEHLDEVATVPWARPGFGFHFASGIYFALPGERAAYTLPELRDAITEIPLSSLYFHFHEARLRGTDDADDFSRWIEDELGRVDVAERLRRIDFYLFSLEELRQRIVTILNPELP; translated from the coding sequence ATGAGCATCGTCGAGACACGCGCGGCGAAGCCGTTCCTCTTTGCCGATTACGAAGGCCTCGTCGTCGCGACCGGATGGGAGGCGAGGAACCTCCGCGAGCTGACCGAGATCGTCCGGCGCGCACCCCCCGACGTCATCCATCACCACGTCTTCCGCGCGGCGCTCGAGCATCGATACGGGACGTGGGACCACCCGAACGATTTCGGCGCCTGGGCGGCGAACGCGCTCGGCGACCCGGTCCTCGCGGAGAAGCTCTCGAGCCTCGACCTCTTCCGCCGAGGCGACATCGAGGACACGCGCGCGGCGATCGTCGAGATCTTGGAGGAGCACCTCGACGAGGTGGCGACGGTGCCGTGGGCCCGCCCCGGCTTCGGCTTCCACTTCGCCTCCGGCATCTACTTCGCGCTCCCCGGAGAACGCGCGGCCTACACCCTCCCCGAGCTGAGGGACGCGATCACCGAGATCCCCTTGAGCTCGCTCTACTTCCACTTCCACGAAGCACGCCTTCGCGGGACCGACGACGCCGACGACTTCTCGCGCTGGATCGAGGACGAGCTGGGGCGCGTCGACGTCGCCGAGCGGCTTCGCCGGATCGACTTCTACCTGTTCAGCCTCGAGGAGCTGCGTCAACGGATCGTGACGATCCTCAATCCGGAGCTTCCATGA